The Pseudomonas fragi DNA window TCGCCCCGCACCTCACCCGCGAAGTGATGGCCAAGGCGATTGCCTGCCACAACAAGCAAGAGCTCGAAGAGCTGTTTGAAGGCGTGGAGTTGCCGGTTCACTGATACCCGGGCAGCGCACCCCCCTGTGGGAGCGGGCTTGCCCGCGATGGCCGCGACGCGACCTGAACCAGGGACCGCGCCGTTTGCATCGCGAGCAAGCTCGCTACCACCGTTATTTTGGCGGCCAGGCCAGGTTCTTTATCGCTATCTATATAGTGCCTGCCAGCCGCGCGTTTGTTTGAAGCTAAGGGCTCCACTGACTTCACGGAGCCCTGACATGAATCACCCGACCCAAGGCAACGGCCCCGAAGCCCCGGCATTGCTCAGGGCAAGACCGGTACTAAGCCCCAGATTTATCAGCGCCGATGATGCTGCCGTATTTGCCCATGACCTGATCGGCAATCGCCGGGATAAAGAGTACGGCGGCTTTATCTTGAGCAAGGCCAATCACTACTACGCAACACTGGCTGTTTCGAGCGGCGTCAGCCTGTTCAACCCCTCCGATGTACTGACGCGATTGTCAAACGGCGACATGCTGGCCCCAGCCGGCTTTGCGATCGAAGGCCTGTATCATTCCCACGCCGCATTCCAGCGCACAACCCTGGCGGGCAATCCTGAGAGTAACTTGCAGGACAATTTCTTCTCGCTTATGGACCTGCGCACCGCCATTGCCTTCCGTCACAATTACTCGCGCTTTTACCTGTCCAATATCGATCGCAGCCTGATTTGCTATGTGGCCAGCGGCTCGACCCAGGAGCAGGCGCTGGAGCCCTTGTTGATGCTGGTTCATCCCGACACCCCGAATCACCTTGAACAGGCCTATCCCCCGAGTATTTTCCTGCCCAGCCATCTGCTGTCGATGGTGTATGTAGCCGGGGAGTTGAGGGTGGTGCAGGGCGGTTCGTTCTGGCGCCGTCGCGGCAGGATTGCGGCAGGCTGGCGAGAATGGCAGGCGCAGATCCTCTGGGAGGCCGATGTAGCACCGATCCATGGCCCGGTGCTGGCCAGCGCCGATGCCGCTGCGCAGTACGCCCATGAACAGATGGGCAAGCGCCGCCATGTGCAGCAAGCCGGTTTTATCCTCCAGCATCTGCAAACATCGTCATTTATTTGTACACGGCCAAAGGCTACGGTCTATCGTGCCTTTGATCGCCCGGAGGTTTTCCCCAGAGGCAGCAACGGGTTGCCGTAGTTGCCCGAAGGGTACCGGATTGTCGCGGTGTTTCACTCGGCCGACGTGCTGCGGGCTGTTGTGCCTGAGGCGCAAGTCAGGCTGCTGAACGACTTTATGTCCCCGGACAACCTGTGGGTCGATTTCTTGTTGATGCAAGCAACGCCGGGCGTGCGTGCCTATTTTTCCGCGCCGGAGGGGGCGTTGCTGTGTTTGCGCCGGTTTTCGGATGACGCTGAAGCCGGGTTGTTGGCGCTGGTGGCCCACCCTGATGAGTTCACCAGCCCGCTGCAGCGGCAGTTGAGCCGCGACCAGTTGAGCGCAATGCAATACGTTCGCAATGTCGCGGCTGCGTTCGTGCTGCGGGTGGTGAACACCGACCCCGTGTGGACACGCAGGGGCCGGGTCGATGACAGCTGGGTGCCTTTTGCACCCGCTGTCGAGTAACCAGGTTATTGCTGCTCGGCGTTGCGCGCGTGACGGTACTCGCTTACCGCGTCATACACCGCCTTGCGCAGGCGGTTGATCCCGCCAATCGGCCGGTGTTCTTCAATACCATGCCAGGGGCTGAACGACAGGTTGTCGCAGGCCAGGTTCTGGGCCGGGGTATCGAAATCCTGGGCGGGCACCTTGACCCGCGCGACGGTTTCGAAGGGCGCGTCCGATTCCTGCCACTCGATGCTGGTGTCCTCGATCGGCATAAAGCGGTTGGCATCCTGGCGCTGGATCTGCAGCACAAAGCAAGCCGGCACCCGATCCGTTGACAGTTGCTGGTTCAAGGCGTTACGCAAAAAGTTGGGCAGTGCCTCGTTTTGCTGGGGCAAGTTGTAGGCCGGGCAACTGTCCGGGTCCGGTGCTACGCGGTATTTGGCATTGGCCGTGCCGAACTTGTAGGGCGAAACCGAAAAATAGGTGGTTTGCGTCGGGCTGGCCGGGGCGGGCGCCAGGGTGGCCAGGGCGATAAACAAATGGCGAACTTGCCAGCTGCGCGGGTCCCAGGACGGGAAAAACGCCAGGACCTTTTTGCCATCGGCTTGCGCGCCGATGTTCTGACGGTATTCAGCTACATCACTGACAAAGAAATTGGGATGGTTGAACATCACAAAGTCCTGTTCGGTGCGACCCTGCTGGCTCGGCATCAATTGCGTGCCGGGCACGTCCTGCAACTTGATAGCCATGCCGCGGGCGTCGCGGATGCTGTCGAATTGCGGGTAGGCATTGCCATTGGACAGGCGCATCACCGCTTGCCAGGTTTTACCCGGCGTGGCGAACACCCCCTGGCGCAAAGCCGGGTCGAGGTCGGCGAGCACCTCGACTTCGGCCTTGACGCAGCCGTGGGCCTTGGCATGGGCGTCACGCAGGTAGCGGGTATTTTCGCGGTGCTGGTCGACGATTTTGATCGCGGTCTGAATCGTGTCCCGGGTCATGGCGGCTTCCCCGTCCGGGATCTGTTCGCGAGCCGAAACCGGTCCGCGATGCTGCCAGGCATACCAGCCGGTGGCCAGCGCCCAGCCGAGCAAGCCCAGGGCAATCAGCAGCAAGAGCAGCTTGCCCAGCCATTTGCCGAGTCGAAGCCAGAAAGTGGTCAGCATGCAAACATCCTTTTAACGAATTCTTTTGGATAACGGAGGCGTTTCATGGGGTGGGCAACGTTTGTTCAAGAGGCCCGCCGAGCACTTTGAGGTACTCCAGCAACGCCCAGCGTTCTTCAGGTTGCAGCAGGCGCCCGATAACCCCGTTGCCGCGAGGGCCGGCGCGGAACTCGTGACCGCTGTTGTGGTTGCCGCTGATGCGGGTGTCGAGCACAAAACCGCCGTCGAAAGCTTCAGTGCGATAGCCCAGATGACGCGGGTCGTATTCGAAGCTGCCGCGATAGAAGGTCTGGTCGCGCTCGGCCTGGGGCGAAAGCAATTGATACACCGTAGGCACCGAGCCGTTGTGCAGGAAGGGCGCCGTGGCCCAGATCCCGTCAAGCGGCCGCGCCTTGTAGGCACGCACTTCAAGTACGCCGATCGGCAAGCCAAAACCGTTGAGCCGCGCCTGCTCTTCGGGGCCGATATTGGCATCGTGATAAGCACGCTTTTCAACAAAGGCGGTGACATAGGCCAGGCCCTTGGCCACCGACAGCTTGCTCATGTCCAGAGGGGCGTCGGTGCGGGGGTACAGGTCGACGTTCATCTTGGCCAGTTCGGCGGCGTCCCATTGCAGCGCACTGAGGTCGTAGCGGTTGTCGGCAATATTGCTGGCGGTATTGGGGTCGGTACCGATCACATCGACGGGCAGCAATTTGAGCTGCTTGACCATCCGCCCGTTTTCTTCCACTTCAGGTGGCACATGGCAGCCGGCGCAGTTTTCGCTGAAAAGCGCACGGCCCTTGGCCGCCAGTGGCCGGTCAATCTTGCCGAACAGTTCTTCAGGCCAGACCGGGGGCTTGAGCTTTTGCAGCGTCTCTTCAATCAGGTGCAGGTCGGTGACACGCACGCTGGAGGGGTAGCGGGCATCGCCCTGCAGGGGCTGGCCGTGGGGGTCGAAAAAGTTCAGGGTGGCGCCCACGCCCAGGGCTTCGCCGATATTGCGCGCCATGGGTTGCTTGGCCGAGCCGTTCCACTGTACCCAGTCGAAGGTCCACATGTCCCACAGGTGCGGGTAGTCCACCGGGGCATTGGCAACGCGATAGTTGTCGGGGGAAATCGCATCGCCGAAGCTGGCGTTGGCGATCCGGCCGAAGGCATCGGTACGGCCCGGGCCTTCCAGGGTTGGATAAAGGCCACGATGGGTGTCGTTCCAGGCCACGCCCAGGAAGGTGTCCAGGGAGGCCTTGAAGTCCTTGCGCAATTGTTTGTGCTGCGCATCATATTGATCGCCCAGTACGGTGCGGGCGAAGCGCTCGAATTTCCACGGGTTGTAATACGTAGCAGCGAGGCTGGCGACCAGCGCCTGGCCGAAGCTGCCGCCGCGCAGGGTCGGTACGCTCGATGGCAGTACATGTTGTGCCGGGGCACCGTCCACGCGTACCGCCTGGCCTTTGAAACGCAATTCGCCGGTATGGCAGGCTGCACAGGTGATATCCAGATACTCCACATTGCTGCCGGGGTTCTGGTGACGGGTGAAGCCGACGGGCAGGTTGCCCGGGTTGGCAGCACTGGCCTGCTGCTTGGGGTCCACCAGAAAGCCAAAGCGCGCCAGGTACTCGGGGGCCGCGAAGGGCTGTTTGGAAAACGGCAGTTCCAGGGCGGCGAACCAGTCGTAATGCAGGCCTTTAACCTGGGTGCCCTGGGGGGTGTAGTAGTAGGTCTGGCGTTCAGCAGGGCTCCACTGATCCAGATAGTGCAGTTGCTGCGGGGGCTGGTAGGCGGGCAGTTTTGGATTGGCAACGAAATAGACCACCAGGCCAAGGCCCAGGGCCACTGCCACCAGCAGCCCCAGCAGAACACGGTAAAACAGACGCACAGTAACGCTCCTTGTAAAAATATGTACAGCCTTATGCCTTAGCTGGAGTCAGGCATCAAGTGAGCAGGGTTGTGCCGTGCCGGGTTTACAGATGTGTTAACAAAAGTTGCGGCTAAAATGAATTGTTATTAATGCATGAACTTATCCACTAATTGCCTATCTTATCCCGGTAGCCATTGGTCGCGGCCGCCTGATAAGCTCGCGGCTTTATTCGATTGCCCATTTGGCGCATGAACAAGGAAATAGCATGAAACAGCATCGGTTGGCGGCAGCTGTGGCCCTGGTAAGCCTGGTACTGGCGGGTTGTGATTCGCAGACCAGCGTAGAGCTGAAAACTCCGGCGCAAAAAGCCTCGTACGGCATTGGCCTGAACATGGGCAAGAGCCTGGCTCAAGAAGGTATGGACGATCTGGATTCCAAGGCCGTAGCCCAGGGCATCGAAGATGCCGTTGGCAAGAAAGAGCAAAAGCTCAAGGACGACGAGCTGATCGAAGCGTTCGCAGCCCTGCAGAAACGTGCTGAAGAACGCCTGACCAAAATGAGCGAAGAAGCCTCTGCTGCAGGCAAAAAATTCCTCGAAGAAAATGGCAAGAAGGCCGGTGTTGTCACTACCGCTTCTGGCTTGCAATACGAAGTCATCAAGAAAGCCGATGGCCCTCAGCCAAAAGCTACCGATGTAGTGACTGTTCACTACGAAGGCAAGCTGATCGATGGCAAGGTGTTCGACAGCTCGGTTGAGCGCGGCAGCCCGATTGATCTGCCGGTGAGCGGCGTGATCCCGGGTTGGGTTGAAGGCCTGCAACTGATGCACGTTGGCGAGAAGTACAAGCTGTACATCCCTAGCGAACTGGCTTACGGCGCG harbors:
- a CDS encoding catalase family protein is translated as MLTTFWLRLGKWLGKLLLLLIALGLLGWALATGWYAWQHRGPVSAREQIPDGEAAMTRDTIQTAIKIVDQHRENTRYLRDAHAKAHGCVKAEVEVLADLDPALRQGVFATPGKTWQAVMRLSNGNAYPQFDSIRDARGMAIKLQDVPGTQLMPSQQGRTEQDFVMFNHPNFFVSDVAEYRQNIGAQADGKKVLAFFPSWDPRSWQVRHLFIALATLAPAPASPTQTTYFSVSPYKFGTANAKYRVAPDPDSCPAYNLPQQNEALPNFLRNALNQQLSTDRVPACFVLQIQRQDANRFMPIEDTSIEWQESDAPFETVARVKVPAQDFDTPAQNLACDNLSFSPWHGIEEHRPIGGINRLRKAVYDAVSEYRHARNAEQQ
- a CDS encoding di-heme-cytochrome C peroxidase, with product MRLFYRVLLGLLVAVALGLGLVVYFVANPKLPAYQPPQQLHYLDQWSPAERQTYYYTPQGTQVKGLHYDWFAALELPFSKQPFAAPEYLARFGFLVDPKQQASAANPGNLPVGFTRHQNPGSNVEYLDITCAACHTGELRFKGQAVRVDGAPAQHVLPSSVPTLRGGSFGQALVASLAATYYNPWKFERFARTVLGDQYDAQHKQLRKDFKASLDTFLGVAWNDTHRGLYPTLEGPGRTDAFGRIANASFGDAISPDNYRVANAPVDYPHLWDMWTFDWVQWNGSAKQPMARNIGEALGVGATLNFFDPHGQPLQGDARYPSSVRVTDLHLIEETLQKLKPPVWPEELFGKIDRPLAAKGRALFSENCAGCHVPPEVEENGRMVKQLKLLPVDVIGTDPNTASNIADNRYDLSALQWDAAELAKMNVDLYPRTDAPLDMSKLSVAKGLAYVTAFVEKRAYHDANIGPEEQARLNGFGLPIGVLEVRAYKARPLDGIWATAPFLHNGSVPTVYQLLSPQAERDQTFYRGSFEYDPRHLGYRTEAFDGGFVLDTRISGNHNSGHEFRAGPRGNGVIGRLLQPEERWALLEYLKVLGGPLEQTLPTP
- a CDS encoding FKBP-type peptidyl-prolyl cis-trans isomerase, with amino-acid sequence MKQHRLAAAVALVSLVLAGCDSQTSVELKTPAQKASYGIGLNMGKSLAQEGMDDLDSKAVAQGIEDAVGKKEQKLKDDELIEAFAALQKRAEERLTKMSEEASAAGKKFLEENGKKAGVVTTASGLQYEVIKKADGPQPKATDVVTVHYEGKLIDGKVFDSSVERGSPIDLPVSGVIPGWVEGLQLMHVGEKYKLYIPSELAYGAQSPSPAIPANSVLVFDLELLGIKDPAKPEQDAAQ